The following proteins are co-located in the Phocoena phocoena chromosome 1, mPhoPho1.1, whole genome shotgun sequence genome:
- the UTS2 gene encoding urotensin-2: protein MYKLVSCCLLFIGCLNPLWSLPVLDSREEPLQLSAPEDVESTLDELERASLLQMLPEMSGAETGDGLRKADLGTNIFYPRRSVRKFQAFSGQDPNILLSHLLARIRKPHKKRGTPSECFWKYCV, encoded by the exons ATGTATAAGCTGGTCTCCTGCTGTTTGCTTTTCATAGGATGCTTAAATCCTCTCTGGTCTCTTCCTGTCCTTGACTCCAGGGAAGAGCCCCTGCAGCTCTCAG CACCTGAAGATGTCGAATCAACTCTGGATGAGCTGGAAAGAGCTTCCCTTCTGCAGATGCTGCCAGAGATGTCAGGTGCAGAGACAGGAGATGGTCTTAGGAAAGCAG aTCTCGGTACCAACATTTTTTACCCAAGACGAAGTGTGAGAA AATTTCAGGCTTTTTCAGGACAAGATCCTAACATCTTACTGAGTCACCTTTTAGCCAGAATCAGGAAGCCACACAAGAAACGTGGAACTCCCTCTGAGTGCTTCTGGAAATACTGTGTCTGA